In the Ensifer adhaerens genome, one interval contains:
- a CDS encoding amino acid ABC transporter permease, whose product MPLFYDARIRAYLYQVIAVGLVLLVAWVMFSTASANLAKQDIATGFGFLARQAGFVITETAITYEPTDTIGRAILVGIANTVKVSLLAAILGTIFGLLVGIGRLSHNPVLSRLMLAYVEALRNVPLLLYLLLWYSLIISTFPPVKQAIQMLPGVFLSNSGLVMPALHWESGFAALVTAILVGIVAATFVARMLGRQRVVSGKDRPVALIATVAFLLPLVAALLLANISVTWDVPELGRFRLSGGYHLRPEFVALLLGLTLSVSANVAEIVRAGIQAVSKGQWEAATALGLSRARTLKLVILPQALRIIIPPLTNTYLTVFKNSSLAIAIGYPDLVMVSNTIMNQTGQAIESIAIFMGVYLGLSILISLVMNWYNAKVALRER is encoded by the coding sequence ATGCCCCTGTTTTATGACGCGCGCATTCGCGCCTATCTCTATCAAGTGATCGCCGTCGGCCTCGTCTTGCTCGTCGCCTGGGTGATGTTCAGCACCGCGAGCGCCAATCTTGCCAAGCAGGACATCGCGACCGGTTTCGGCTTCCTGGCGCGCCAAGCTGGCTTCGTCATTACGGAGACCGCGATCACCTACGAACCGACCGATACGATCGGTCGTGCGATCCTTGTCGGCATCGCAAACACGGTCAAGGTCTCGTTGCTCGCGGCGATCCTCGGCACCATCTTCGGCCTGCTCGTCGGCATCGGGCGGTTGTCTCACAATCCCGTTCTGTCGCGGCTGATGCTTGCCTATGTGGAAGCGCTCCGCAACGTGCCGCTACTGCTCTATCTGCTGCTTTGGTACTCGCTGATCATCTCCACGTTTCCGCCGGTCAAGCAGGCGATCCAGATGCTTCCGGGTGTGTTCCTGTCGAATAGCGGCCTGGTCATGCCCGCGCTGCACTGGGAAAGCGGGTTTGCGGCCCTGGTTACGGCAATCCTTGTCGGCATCGTTGCGGCCACCTTCGTCGCCCGGATGCTCGGCCGCCAGCGCGTCGTTAGCGGCAAGGACAGACCGGTCGCCTTGATCGCGACGGTCGCATTTCTTCTACCGCTCGTGGCGGCATTGCTGCTCGCCAACATTTCCGTCACCTGGGACGTGCCTGAGCTCGGCCGGTTTCGCCTGAGCGGCGGCTATCACCTGCGTCCGGAGTTCGTGGCGCTTCTCCTCGGGTTGACGCTGAGCGTATCGGCCAATGTCGCGGAGATCGTCCGGGCCGGCATCCAGGCGGTCAGCAAGGGGCAATGGGAAGCGGCGACGGCGCTTGGCCTGTCCCGTGCGCGCACTCTGAAGCTGGTGATCCTGCCGCAGGCGCTCAGAATCATTATTCCGCCGCTGACCAACACCTATCTGACCGTCTTCAAGAACAGCTCTCTCGCGATCGCCATCGGCTACCCCGACCTGGTGATGGTCTCGAACACGATCATGAACCAGACCGGCCAGGCGATTGAATCCATTGCCATCTTCATGGGTGTCTATCTCGGTTTGTCGATCCTCATCTCGCTGGTGATGAACTGGTACAACGCCAAGGTCGCGCTGAGGGAGCGCTGA